A genome region from Pyrenophora tritici-repentis strain M4 chromosome 9, whole genome shotgun sequence includes the following:
- a CDS encoding ComEC, membrane metal-binding protein: MLVITPTATTTPVFTAASTNIATAAPTLPILAIHSVLAALAIPAAPAVLAAPALANYAPTISALTALTPAAFTLNAPTPTVTALIAATLNALALTAIALATLAILATTTLLPLLLLLFLLLLLLRLLLLRPALATLTPTALTPPHSAILPITASALATSSISTIPVLLAALAFPAVPAVSTALFCPLPPTPPPPAVTAVSAAATAPLVAALTTLATFAFLAALNIFAINPTASVLAAPDTLTISTVLTLSLVLVTCTALNILITTPTTPAPVAASAPAILAAYNILTSTSYLLQLIYTSGYCYCYCYSPTFAILATLTVLTILAVLTILAVLIILAASAVLTILAVLVVLAASAVLTILAVLVVLAASAVLTILAVLVVLAASAVLSTLTALTILAVPAVLAIATINLIVNSLAVRPFLALPLLLLLSSQSSQSP; this comes from the exons atgctcgttattactcctacggctactactacacctgtgtttactgccgcttctacaaatatcgccactgcggcccctacgcttcctattcttgctatccactccgtccttgctgctctcgccattccagctgctcctgctgtcctcgctgctcctgctctcgctaattacgctcctactatttccgcccttactgctcttactcctgcagcttttactcttaatgcgcctactcctacggttactgctcttattgctgctactcttaatgctctagctctcactgctattgctctcgctactctcgctattcttgctactactact ctcctacccttgctactcctgctattcttactgctcctgctcctacggctcttacttctacgtcctgctcttgctactcttactcctaccgctcttactcctccgcattccgcaatcctccctattactgcttctgctctcgccacttcctctatctctactatccccgtccttcttgctgctctcgctttccccgctgttcccgctgtctctactgctctcttctgccccttacctcctacgcctcctccacctgcggtaactgcggtttcggcggccgctaccgctcctcttgtcgctgctcttactaccctcgctactttcgctttccttgctgctcttaatatcttcgctatcaatcctacggcttctgttctcgctgctcctgatactcttactatctctactgtccttactttgtcccttgtccttgtaacttgcactgctcttaatattcttattactactcctactacccctgcacctgttgccgcttctgcccctgctatccttgctgcttataatatccttacttctacctcttacctcttacagcttatatacacctccggctactgctattgctactgctactctcctactttcgctatcctcgctactcttactgtccttactatcctcgctgttcttactatcctcgctgtcctcattatcctcgctgcttccgctgtccttacaatcctcgctgtcctcgttgtcctcgctgcttccgctgtccttacaatcctcgctgtcctcgttgtcctcgctgcttccgctgtccttacaatcctcgctgtcctcgttgtcctcgctgcttccgctgtcctttctacccttactgcccttactatcctcgctgttcccgctgtccttgcaatcgctacaattaacttaatagttaattcccttgccgttcgcccctttcttgcgctgcccttgttgctcttactgtcctcgcaatcatcgcaatcaccttaa